Proteins from one Desulfocurvus vexinensis DSM 17965 genomic window:
- a CDS encoding tetratricopeptide repeat protein, translated as MYKFATLLKDLPTLHEYRMSATGYAVWLVWSGELTEAIPSTFRDFGGVEINADRNQAVWYFWSRDVFQAAARLQIWANLNELPVFIQIMPTNLMIGFQREMSLSIASELYSQQAMSPGVFEVWVHPKVRPDVENMPGIQLEKVDRQITGMASASWSRLSGDPRIGFRPTLGWYFILRPLGNPLDKRFIEGWPRFFAAVEQIVKRLKLKFILHDNHMIFELENYKTLEIWCREILSLLARAKDCDDCAYWPSVMAAVEKAGFQFNEDLPRKVPLDWDKMAPDFPHMSYRSAFLLGSRFLIKDVSYSFERNKLTDWCYVLLADEQGEQDRGTLAVTLPVALLVGSGRPCFYCGQRTHEEAQCPSRRLVDLNPAPWRELAGLDLAHISAGLGELGEALREDPAQALGTVLTGQGLAQSLLAAVFEINAPAQLRAAPLVMRSLGKELPSGFFKLAPPQDSPHAKTLGALVAGDAAVAEGLAKQGALRAPRDFGFRTLLGFLALERGDLERAVEFWHEAEQVGDTPTHFAYHKYLQGRALEVQGRFDQAMTLYRDAHKLCPRWIDPLYRQAVSMVKMGFTEHAVGLVDQLVDDDPNMFNRVLIDPEMERGYVQLLGVLYGRWMQAQAVAKESAEKLRQLQEEIDDWFGQGHDFGHKARRQIEELLKLAGVENFVAFRRLSQGRMQLEKEMRQMIETETRDLTRQAESIRDRLRRIHEDISWFPFPKALRDFNRDFNFCVTKLNWVRQQHFTVAKNFRLSHEYFRQVDETLGRLGHRLVTLKIVRDATLFILLLGKSFMWLEIVGLGLALVAMPASVFVAEHWGVEWLSRAIEGQRWNLQKGLVVVLSVAAFVFALLRTALVFEKKKAKFFEERIELGRKLAQEQAAQSARGGARGGARGGQAGRSGGARPRSGSRR; from the coding sequence GTGTACAAGTTTGCGACGCTTCTCAAGGACCTTCCGACCCTGCACGAGTACAGGATGTCGGCCACAGGCTATGCCGTGTGGCTGGTCTGGTCCGGGGAGCTGACCGAGGCCATCCCTTCCACCTTCCGCGACTTCGGCGGGGTGGAGATCAATGCCGACCGCAACCAGGCGGTGTGGTACTTCTGGTCGCGCGACGTGTTCCAGGCCGCGGCCCGGCTCCAGATCTGGGCCAACCTGAACGAGCTGCCGGTCTTCATCCAGATCATGCCCACGAACCTGATGATCGGGTTCCAGCGCGAGATGTCCCTGTCCATCGCCTCGGAGCTGTACTCCCAGCAGGCCATGAGCCCGGGGGTCTTCGAGGTCTGGGTCCACCCCAAGGTGCGCCCCGACGTGGAGAACATGCCCGGCATCCAGCTGGAGAAGGTGGACCGCCAGATCACGGGCATGGCCTCGGCCAGTTGGAGCCGGCTTTCCGGCGACCCGCGCATCGGCTTCCGCCCGACCCTTGGGTGGTACTTCATCCTGCGGCCCCTGGGCAACCCCCTGGACAAGCGCTTCATTGAGGGCTGGCCCCGGTTCTTCGCCGCAGTGGAGCAGATCGTCAAGCGCCTCAAGCTCAAGTTCATCCTGCACGACAACCACATGATCTTCGAGCTGGAGAACTACAAGACCCTGGAGATCTGGTGCCGCGAGATCCTCTCGCTGCTGGCCCGGGCCAAGGACTGCGACGACTGCGCCTACTGGCCCAGCGTCATGGCCGCCGTGGAGAAGGCCGGGTTCCAGTTCAACGAGGACCTGCCGCGCAAGGTGCCCCTGGACTGGGACAAGATGGCCCCGGATTTTCCGCACATGTCCTACCGCTCGGCCTTCCTGCTGGGTTCGCGCTTCCTGATCAAGGACGTGAGCTACAGCTTCGAGCGCAACAAGCTCACCGACTGGTGTTACGTGCTGCTGGCCGACGAGCAGGGCGAGCAGGACCGGGGCACCCTGGCCGTGACGCTGCCCGTGGCGCTGCTGGTGGGCAGCGGGCGGCCCTGCTTCTACTGCGGCCAGCGCACCCACGAGGAGGCCCAGTGCCCCTCGCGGCGGCTGGTGGACCTCAACCCCGCGCCCTGGCGGGAGCTGGCCGGGCTCGACTTGGCCCATATCTCCGCCGGGCTGGGCGAGCTGGGCGAGGCCCTGCGCGAGGACCCGGCCCAGGCCCTGGGCACGGTGCTCACGGGCCAGGGCCTGGCCCAGAGCCTGCTGGCCGCCGTGTTCGAGATCAACGCCCCGGCGCAGCTGCGCGCCGCGCCGCTGGTCATGCGTTCGCTGGGCAAGGAACTGCCCTCGGGGTTCTTCAAGCTCGCTCCCCCGCAGGACTCGCCCCACGCCAAGACCCTGGGCGCCCTGGTGGCGGGCGACGCGGCGGTGGCCGAGGGCCTGGCCAAGCAGGGCGCGCTGCGCGCCCCGCGCGACTTCGGCTTCCGCACGCTGCTGGGCTTCCTGGCCCTGGAGCGCGGCGACCTGGAGCGCGCCGTGGAGTTCTGGCACGAGGCCGAGCAGGTGGGCGACACGCCCACGCATTTCGCCTACCACAAGTATCTCCAGGGCCGGGCGCTGGAGGTCCAGGGCCGCTTCGACCAGGCCATGACCCTGTACCGCGACGCCCACAAGCTCTGCCCGCGCTGGATCGACCCGCTCTACCGCCAGGCCGTGAGCATGGTGAAGATGGGCTTCACCGAACACGCCGTGGGCCTGGTGGACCAGCTCGTGGACGACGACCCCAACATGTTCAACCGCGTGCTCATCGACCCGGAGATGGAGCGCGGCTACGTGCAGCTTCTGGGCGTGCTCTACGGGCGCTGGATGCAGGCCCAGGCCGTGGCCAAGGAGAGCGCCGAGAAGCTGCGCCAGCTCCAGGAGGAGATCGACGACTGGTTCGGGCAGGGGCACGATTTCGGCCACAAGGCCCGCCGCCAGATCGAGGAGCTGCTCAAGCTCGCCGGGGTGGAGAATTTCGTGGCCTTCCGCCGCCTGTCCCAGGGCCGGATGCAGCTCGAAAAAGAGATGCGCCAGATGATCGAGACCGAGACCCGGGACCTGACCCGCCAGGCCGAGAGCATCCGCGACCGGCTGCGGCGCATCCACGAGGACATCTCGTGGTTCCCCTTCCCCAAGGCCCTGCGCGACTTCAACCGCGATTTCAACTTCTGCGTGACCAAGCTGAACTGGGTCCGCCAGCAGCACTTCACGGTGGCCAAGAACTTCCGCCTGAGCCACGAGTATTTCCGCCAGGTGGACGAGACCCTGGGGCGGCTGGGCCACCGCCTGGTGACCCTCAAGATCGTGCGCGACGCCACGCTGTTCATCCTGCTGCTGGGCAAGAGCTTCATGTGGCTGGAGATCGTGGGCCTGGGGCTGGCCCTGGTGGCCATGCCCGCGTCGGTGTTCGTGGCCGAGCACTGGGGCGTCGAATGGCTCTCGCGGGCCATCGAGGGCCAGCGCTGGAACCTGCAGAAGGGGCTGGTGGTGGTGCTCAGTGTGGCGGCGTTCGTCTTTGCCCTGCTGCGCACGGCGCTGGTGTTCGAGAAGAAGAAGGCCAAGTTCTTCGAGGAGCGGATCGAACTGGGCCGCAAGCTGGCCCAGGAGCAGGCGGCGCAGTCCGCCCGGGGCGGCGCCCGGGGCGGCGCCCGGGGCGGTCAGGCAGGCCGGTCGGGCGGGGCGCGGCCCCGCTCCGGCTCCCGCCGCTAG
- a CDS encoding SDR family oxidoreductase has product MSKTICITGATSGFGEAMARRFAREGWRVIITGRRRERLEALARELAPAQVHAAAFDVSRREAVDTFVAGLPAGFAAVDVLVNNAGLALGLEPAQRCDLDQWETMVDTNIKGTLYMTRALLPGMAQRKAGHVVNLGSIAGTYPYPGANVYGATKAFMRQFSLNLRADLHGTGVRVTNIEPGMAETEFSVVRFSGDQGRAGSVYQGMQPLVADDIADLIHYAVSAPAHVNINRLEVMPVAQSFGPFPVARES; this is encoded by the coding sequence ATGAGCAAGACGATCTGCATCACCGGGGCCACCTCGGGCTTCGGCGAGGCCATGGCCCGGCGCTTCGCCCGCGAGGGCTGGCGCGTGATCATCACCGGGCGCCGCCGCGAGCGCCTGGAGGCCCTGGCCCGCGAGCTGGCCCCGGCCCAGGTCCACGCCGCAGCCTTCGACGTGAGCCGCCGCGAGGCCGTGGATACCTTCGTGGCCGGGCTGCCCGCCGGGTTCGCCGCCGTGGACGTGCTGGTGAACAACGCGGGCCTGGCCCTGGGCCTGGAGCCCGCCCAGCGCTGCGACCTGGACCAGTGGGAGACCATGGTGGACACCAACATCAAGGGCACCCTGTACATGACCCGCGCCCTGCTGCCCGGCATGGCCCAGCGCAAGGCCGGGCACGTGGTCAACCTGGGCTCCATCGCGGGCACCTACCCCTACCCCGGGGCCAACGTGTACGGCGCCACCAAGGCCTTCATGCGCCAGTTCTCCCTGAACCTGCGCGCCGACCTGCACGGCACGGGCGTGCGGGTGACCAACATCGAGCCCGGCATGGCCGAGACCGAGTTCTCCGTGGTCCGCTTCTCGGGCGACCAGGGCCGCGCGGGGTCGGTGTACCAGGGCATGCAGCCCCTGGTGGCCGACGACATCGCCGACCTGATCCACTACGCCGTGAGCGCCCCGGCCCACGTGAACATCAACCGCCTGGAAGTCATGCCCGTGGCCCAGAGCTTCGGCCCCTTCCCCGTGGCCCGCGAAAGCTAG
- a CDS encoding sensor domain-containing diguanylate cyclase translates to MAHLSVKARLVLALSVILLAAFVVTSVVNYRVSRDAVREELLTTGLPLTRDTIHSELRGELMRPLFVASLMGSDTFLRDWALDGEHDEELVRKYLNEIKNRYGFFTSFFVSEKTKKYYYFGGTLKTVSRMDLRDAWYYGFVGRGVDVDLNVDANQAAGGALTLFINHRVEDYRGYLLGVTGVGLDLTEFAGIIQGFQNKYHRRILLVDEFGTVQLGPDTEQMAQANIRSMPGISSVARKVLALRGEPANFEYTGPDGTVLLAARYLEDIGWTLLVEQDEASALAAARDNLVRTLVVGVAAWLVILGLSVVTVNHFQRRLMHMAVTDQLTGAANRWEFEGRFGQAEARHGRHGTPFSIILLDLDHFKGVNDNLGHLEGDRVLVGIARLVRGIIRPGDLLARWGGDEFLVLAEGGLDEVRAMAERIRAAVAGACFAQKEGCQPVTVSCGVAEYRQGETLDALTRRADQAAYSAKEQGRDRVVASA, encoded by the coding sequence TTGGCTCATCTGTCCGTGAAGGCCAGGCTCGTGCTGGCCCTGTCCGTCATCCTGCTGGCGGCCTTCGTCGTCACCAGCGTGGTCAACTACCGCGTCTCGCGCGACGCCGTGCGCGAGGAGCTGCTCACCACCGGCCTGCCGCTCACCCGCGACACCATCCACTCCGAGCTGCGCGGCGAGCTGATGCGCCCGCTGTTCGTGGCCTCGCTCATGGGCAGCGACACCTTCCTGCGCGACTGGGCCCTGGACGGCGAGCACGACGAGGAACTCGTCCGCAAGTATTTGAACGAGATCAAGAACCGCTACGGGTTCTTCACGTCCTTCTTCGTTTCAGAGAAGACCAAGAAATACTACTATTTTGGCGGAACGCTGAAGACCGTCTCGCGCATGGACCTGCGCGACGCGTGGTACTACGGGTTCGTGGGCCGGGGCGTGGATGTCGATCTGAACGTGGACGCCAACCAGGCCGCGGGCGGGGCCCTGACCCTGTTCATCAACCACCGCGTGGAGGACTACCGGGGCTACCTGCTGGGCGTGACGGGCGTGGGCCTGGACCTGACGGAGTTCGCCGGGATCATCCAGGGCTTCCAGAACAAGTACCACCGACGCATCCTCCTGGTGGACGAGTTCGGCACGGTGCAACTCGGGCCGGACACGGAGCAGATGGCCCAGGCCAACATCCGCAGCATGCCCGGCATCTCCAGCGTGGCGCGCAAGGTGCTGGCCCTGCGCGGCGAGCCTGCCAACTTCGAGTACACCGGGCCGGACGGCACCGTGCTGCTCGCCGCCCGGTACCTGGAGGACATCGGCTGGACCCTGCTGGTGGAACAGGACGAGGCCTCGGCCCTGGCCGCCGCGCGCGACAACCTGGTGCGCACCCTGGTGGTGGGCGTGGCGGCGTGGCTGGTGATCCTGGGGCTCAGTGTGGTCACGGTGAACCATTTCCAGCGCCGCCTGATGCACATGGCCGTCACCGACCAGCTCACGGGCGCGGCCAACCGCTGGGAGTTCGAGGGCCGCTTCGGGCAGGCCGAGGCGCGCCACGGGCGCCATGGCACGCCCTTCTCCATCATCCTGCTCGACCTGGACCATTTCAAGGGCGTCAACGACAACCTGGGCCACCTGGAGGGCGACCGCGTGCTGGTGGGCATCGCCCGGCTGGTGCGCGGCATCATCCGCCCCGGCGACCTGCTGGCCCGCTGGGGTGGCGACGAGTTCCTGGTGCTGGCCGAGGGCGGGCTGGACGAGGTCCGGGCCATGGCCGAGCGCATCCGCGCGGCGGTGGCTGGCGCCTGTTTTGCCCAGAAGGAGGGCTGCCAGCCCGTCACCGTGAGCTGCGGGGTGGCCGAGTACCGCCAGGGCGAGACCCTGGACGCCCTGACCCGGCGCGCCGATCAGGCGGCCTACAGCGCCAAGGAGCAGGGCCGCGACCGGGTGGTGGCCAGCGCGTAG
- a CDS encoding flagellar biosynthesis anti-sigma factor FlgM: MQHDDAHGAGAAPAPETGGRYEPTEEDRKALIAELRAQILAGTYRPSIGRISVSICGDLAEE, encoded by the coding sequence ATGCAGCACGACGACGCACACGGCGCCGGGGCCGCGCCGGCCCCGGAAACGGGGGGCCGCTACGAGCCCACCGAGGAGGACCGCAAGGCCCTCATCGCCGAGTTGCGCGCCCAGATTCTCGCCGGAACCTACCGCCCGAGCATCGGGCGCATCAGCGTGAGCATCTGCGGCGACCTGGCCGAGGAGTGA
- a CDS encoding tetratricopeptide repeat protein, producing the protein MRRRNALPALLLAPVLALALFVPAPCALAPALAQDAPLVPLLSPRLVRDDPRQLVRQGREAALRGDQDSAWELLTRAVNSADMDQRSLADALVLRGRLGLEGAAPRQALADFRRAVELAPATSGALAWRALAWLELARPGPALDDARRAVTLTPSAALAHLAMGRALLAQDRPQDALAALDEALRLDPDLGPARQDRARALRALGQPGAAERDEARARELSPALPLPLPLPPG; encoded by the coding sequence ATGCGCCGCCGCAACGCCCTGCCCGCCCTGCTGCTCGCGCCGGTCCTGGCCCTGGCGCTCTTCGTGCCCGCGCCGTGCGCCCTGGCCCCCGCCCTGGCGCAGGACGCGCCGCTCGTGCCGCTGCTCTCGCCGCGCCTGGTGCGCGACGACCCGCGCCAGCTCGTGCGCCAGGGCCGCGAGGCCGCCCTGCGCGGCGATCAGGACTCGGCCTGGGAACTGCTGACCCGGGCCGTCAACTCCGCCGACATGGACCAGCGCTCCCTGGCCGACGCCCTGGTGCTGCGCGGGCGCCTGGGCCTGGAAGGCGCTGCCCCCCGGCAGGCCCTGGCGGACTTCCGCCGCGCCGTGGAGCTGGCCCCGGCGACCTCGGGCGCCCTGGCCTGGCGGGCCCTGGCCTGGCTGGAGCTGGCCCGCCCCGGCCCGGCCCTGGACGACGCCCGCCGCGCCGTGACCCTGACGCCCAGCGCCGCCCTGGCCCATCTGGCCATGGGCCGGGCCCTGCTGGCCCAGGACCGTCCGCAGGACGCCCTGGCCGCCCTGGACGAGGCCCTGCGCCTGGACCCCGACCTCGGCCCCGCGCGCCAGGACCGCGCCCGGGCCCTGCGCGCCCTGGGCCAGCCCGGGGCCGCCGAACGCGACGAAGCCCGCGCCCGCGAGCTGTCCCCCGCCCTGCCCCTGCCCCTGCCCCTGCCCCCCGGCTGA